In Candidatus Promineifilum breve, one genomic interval encodes:
- a CDS encoding Mov34/MPN/PAD-1 family protein, giving the protein MSSTLRNELIAHATALLPEEACGLLAGRDGQATRFYPVENMRHSPVAYDMEPRALVQAILAIEAEELELLAIYHSHPSGPAWPSTTDIAQAYYPEQAYLILSLRDPARPELRAFMLNNGRAREIALES; this is encoded by the coding sequence TTGAGTTCGACGCTACGAAATGAATTGATCGCCCACGCCACGGCGCTGCTGCCGGAAGAGGCGTGCGGGCTGCTGGCGGGGCGCGACGGCCAGGCGACGCGGTTCTATCCGGTCGAAAACATGCGCCACAGCCCGGTGGCCTACGACATGGAGCCGCGGGCGCTGGTGCAGGCCATCCTGGCTATCGAAGCCGAGGAATTGGAACTGCTGGCGATCTACCATTCCCACCCCAGCGGCCCGGCCTGGCCGTCGACCACGGACATCGCCCAGGCGTATTACCCCGAACAGGCGTATCTCATCCTGTCGCTACGTGATCCGGCGCGGCCGGAGCTGCGGGCGTTTATGCTAAACAACGGTCGCGCGAGAGAGATCGCTTTGGAATCATAA
- a CDS encoding glycerol-3-phosphate acyltransferase, whose protein sequence is MQFLYFILAALIGYLCGAIPFGYLYVRLIKGEDLRTIGSGRTGGTNSFRAAGLGVGVLTSVSDVLKGAASVWLTTWLLGEALGPALLPWAQATAGVLSVVGHNWSVFLKFGGGAGTGPNVGWSAAIWGWIFPLAFLVMGGMLYFVGMASVASLSMAAVTIITFAIRYAMGIDPTAAYLVGSIVAGLVVTWALRPNIRRVLNGTERLVGRRAKKREMQGKSVGR, encoded by the coding sequence ATGCAATTTCTCTACTTCATCCTGGCCGCATTGATCGGCTACCTGTGTGGGGCCATCCCGTTCGGCTACCTCTACGTGCGGCTGATCAAGGGCGAAGATTTGCGCACCATCGGCAGCGGCCGCACCGGCGGCACCAACTCTTTCCGCGCCGCCGGGCTGGGCGTGGGCGTGCTCACGTCGGTCAGCGACGTGCTGAAGGGCGCGGCCTCGGTCTGGCTCACAACCTGGCTGCTGGGCGAGGCGCTGGGGCCGGCGCTGCTGCCCTGGGCGCAGGCCACGGCCGGCGTCCTGTCTGTCGTCGGCCACAATTGGTCGGTCTTCCTCAAGTTCGGCGGCGGCGCGGGCACGGGACCGAACGTCGGCTGGTCGGCGGCCATCTGGGGATGGATCTTCCCCCTGGCCTTCCTGGTCATGGGCGGCATGTTGTACTTCGTGGGCATGGCCTCGGTGGCCTCGCTCAGCATGGCCGCCGTGACCATCATCACCTTTGCCATCCGCTATGCCATGGGCATCGACCCCACCGCCGCCTATCTGGTGGGCAGCATCGTCGCCGGGCTGGTCGTCACCTGGGCGCTACGCCCCAACATCCGCCGCGTCCTCAACGGCACGGAGCGACTGGTGGGGCGGCGGGCCAAGAAGCGCGAGATGCAAGGTAAATCGGTCGGCCGGTAA